Proteins encoded by one window of Synechococcus sp. WH 7805:
- a CDS encoding glycoside hydrolase family 10 protein, producing MAMILTTSVAQAGLPSVQPKRTLGVWLTNSPSPLYYDKTTLLKAMDELQQAGFTALYPNVWSRGTTFHRSQFAPVEPPLLKAGLNLDPICAISQEGRKRGMKVIPWFEYGLMEPADAAVVKQHPEWVLTRRDGNPVMTMHGKEMVWLNPAHPGVRERFIGLVVEVMKRCKMDGLQLDDHFAWPVELGYDPYTTALYQQDTGVQPPKDHTNRYWMTWRRRQLTGLLRELRQRLDDESLPQRISLSPGPFRFAYNHWLQDWELWAVGELIDDLVVQNYAYSLKGFAKDLNQPALRKARQWGLPVQIGVLAGFGKRTTPIPVLAEKKRLSNEQGYGVIYFYWEGLWGKYSGKEGSAFRFDAFQSLGAQD from the coding sequence ATGGCCATGATCCTCACCACATCAGTGGCCCAAGCCGGGCTTCCATCTGTTCAGCCCAAACGAACCCTGGGGGTCTGGCTCACCAACAGCCCAAGCCCTCTTTACTACGACAAAACAACGCTCCTAAAGGCGATGGACGAACTGCAGCAGGCAGGGTTCACAGCGTTGTATCCGAATGTCTGGAGCCGAGGAACCACCTTTCATCGCAGTCAGTTCGCGCCCGTCGAACCGCCCCTCCTCAAGGCAGGGCTCAATCTTGACCCGATCTGCGCCATCAGCCAAGAAGGCCGCAAACGCGGGATGAAGGTGATCCCTTGGTTTGAGTATGGCCTGATGGAGCCCGCTGATGCAGCCGTAGTGAAACAGCATCCCGAGTGGGTGTTGACACGGCGGGACGGCAACCCCGTCATGACCATGCACGGGAAAGAGATGGTCTGGCTCAACCCTGCCCACCCTGGAGTGCGTGAACGGTTCATCGGTCTCGTCGTGGAAGTGATGAAGCGCTGCAAGATGGATGGACTGCAACTCGATGATCATTTCGCCTGGCCTGTGGAACTGGGCTATGACCCCTACACAACAGCGCTCTACCAACAAGACACCGGCGTTCAACCACCCAAAGACCACACCAATCGCTATTGGATGACATGGCGAAGGCGTCAGCTGACAGGACTCCTTCGCGAGCTACGCCAGCGATTGGATGACGAATCACTCCCACAAAGAATCAGCCTTTCTCCGGGCCCCTTCCGGTTTGCTTACAACCATTGGCTGCAGGACTGGGAGCTCTGGGCGGTTGGCGAATTGATCGATGATCTTGTGGTTCAGAATTACGCATACTCGCTGAAAGGTTTCGCCAAAGACCTCAATCAGCCGGCCCTCCGCAAGGCACGTCAGTGGGGACTTCCTGTTCAAATCGGAGTCCTTGCAGGATTCGGGAAACGCACCACACCAATCCCTGTGCTGGCTGAAAAAAAACGGCTCAGCAACGAACAGGGCTACGGAGTGATCTACTTCTACTGGGAGGGTTTATGGGGAAAATACAGCGGAAAAGAAGGGTCTGCTTTCCGCTTTGATGCCTTTCAAAGCCTCGGTGCTCAAGATTGA
- the pepN gene encoding aminopeptidase N, whose translation MVTTPSPQPSVRLEDYRPFPFKIPNTELNVVIQQHDVLVTADLHLEPVLQSSEPLLLQGVDLELISVSLDGHALPADAYSLGVDTLQIHVTPNQPFTVTTVCKLDPAANGSLEGLYVSGGMLTTQCEAEGFRRITFHPDRPDVLSCFRVRIEADRERYPVLLSNGNAIDAGPIPQAPGRHAVVWEDPFPKPSYLFALVAGDLSEIRDHFTTSSGRRVTLRLHVEAGDEPYTAHAMESLKRSMAWDEQVYGLEYDLDEFNTVAVRHFNMGAMENKSLNIFNSKLVLADAETATDGELERIESVVAHEYFHNWSGNRITCRDWFQLSLKEGLTVFRDQCFTADLHSAALKRIEDAAMLRNTQFREDAGPTAHPVKPDAYQAIDNFYTTTIYEKGAELIRMLRTLLGSERFMRGMRLYFQRHDGEAATTEDFVAAIVEGATEDGTPLNFQPEQFKRWYLQAGTPHVSVDRQWDATSGRLTLTFRQSTAPTPGQPDKFPVVIPVLWAILNSDGRAGDERLLVLDQDQQTVVLEGLASTPHPPALSLFRQFSAPVTWTADQDDDDLFALFAGDSDAFARWDAGQQIWKRLLLARASGGDDSHLERRMLDALSQLLSPSGEKDPAVLATLLAFPGRAELEALQNEADPPALFQAACDLRATLGSQLAEALQRRLASSAESLHAAWPAGQGDRQLTALIWSWLSASGEEGVRDAALAAVSGPSMTLARAALRALQPIDCAQRLQALQVFHDRWQDRPVIFDTWFALEASTPRPDALARVEALLQHPRFDPMAPNSVRAVLGGLVANPSVFHALDGSGYRFMAHQIIAVDGRNPITASRLAKVFSRWHTYGQERKAAVQHALAVLAAADLSTNTREVVTLMQA comes from the coding sequence ATGGTCACTACGCCTTCCCCTCAACCCAGCGTCCGTCTAGAGGATTACCGACCGTTTCCTTTCAAGATTCCGAACACCGAGTTGAATGTCGTCATTCAGCAGCACGACGTTCTTGTGACGGCTGATCTTCACCTAGAGCCAGTTCTGCAATCCTCCGAACCTCTACTTCTTCAGGGTGTTGATCTTGAGCTGATCTCAGTGAGCCTTGATGGCCATGCTCTCCCGGCTGATGCCTACAGCTTGGGCGTCGACACGCTCCAGATTCACGTCACGCCGAATCAGCCCTTCACCGTGACGACGGTGTGCAAGCTCGATCCGGCAGCCAACGGTTCGCTCGAGGGGCTCTACGTCAGTGGTGGCATGCTCACCACCCAATGCGAAGCCGAGGGTTTCCGGCGCATCACCTTCCATCCCGATCGTCCGGATGTGCTCAGTTGCTTCCGAGTTCGCATTGAGGCGGATCGTGAGCGTTATCCGGTGCTTCTCTCTAACGGCAACGCTATCGATGCCGGGCCAATTCCCCAGGCACCTGGCCGTCACGCCGTGGTTTGGGAAGACCCATTCCCAAAACCGTCCTATCTCTTTGCGTTGGTTGCCGGTGATCTGAGCGAGATCAGAGATCACTTCACCACTTCATCGGGCCGTCGCGTGACGTTGCGGCTGCATGTGGAGGCGGGAGATGAGCCCTACACCGCCCATGCCATGGAATCCCTGAAACGTTCAATGGCGTGGGATGAACAGGTCTATGGACTTGAGTACGACCTCGATGAGTTCAACACGGTTGCGGTGCGCCACTTCAACATGGGGGCCATGGAGAACAAGAGTCTTAATATCTTCAATTCAAAGCTGGTACTCGCTGACGCAGAAACGGCCACTGATGGTGAACTTGAACGCATCGAGAGCGTTGTCGCCCACGAATATTTTCACAATTGGTCGGGGAATCGAATCACCTGTCGCGACTGGTTTCAACTGTCGCTCAAGGAAGGTCTCACCGTGTTTCGCGACCAGTGCTTCACGGCCGATCTGCATTCCGCAGCGCTCAAGCGGATTGAGGATGCGGCGATGCTGCGCAACACCCAGTTTCGAGAGGATGCCGGGCCCACAGCCCACCCGGTGAAGCCTGATGCCTACCAGGCCATCGATAATTTCTACACGACGACGATCTACGAGAAAGGTGCTGAGCTGATTCGCATGTTGCGAACCCTTCTGGGGAGCGAGCGCTTCATGCGGGGGATGCGTCTGTATTTCCAACGTCATGACGGAGAAGCTGCCACAACGGAGGATTTTGTGGCGGCGATTGTTGAGGGCGCGACTGAAGATGGAACACCTCTCAATTTTCAGCCCGAGCAATTCAAACGTTGGTATCTCCAGGCCGGAACTCCCCATGTGTCGGTGGATCGGCAATGGGATGCAACGTCAGGACGTTTGACGCTGACGTTTCGCCAGTCCACGGCGCCCACCCCTGGGCAGCCTGACAAGTTTCCAGTCGTGATCCCAGTTCTCTGGGCAATTCTGAATTCTGATGGTCGTGCTGGCGATGAGCGCTTGCTTGTTCTTGATCAAGATCAGCAGACTGTCGTTCTTGAGGGATTGGCCAGCACGCCCCATCCTCCCGCGCTGTCCCTGTTTCGGCAGTTTTCAGCTCCGGTGACCTGGACGGCTGATCAGGACGACGATGACCTGTTTGCTCTGTTTGCTGGAGACTCCGATGCTTTTGCCCGCTGGGATGCGGGGCAGCAGATCTGGAAGCGTCTCCTCCTGGCCCGGGCATCAGGTGGTGACGATTCACATCTGGAGAGGCGGATGCTGGATGCGCTCAGCCAGCTGCTGTCGCCTTCTGGGGAGAAGGACCCGGCCGTTCTCGCCACACTGCTGGCTTTCCCTGGGCGAGCCGAGCTGGAGGCCCTGCAGAATGAGGCCGATCCACCGGCGCTGTTTCAGGCAGCCTGTGATCTGCGCGCAACGTTGGGTTCACAGCTTGCTGAAGCGCTTCAGCGACGTCTTGCATCCAGTGCAGAGTCCCTCCATGCGGCATGGCCTGCCGGTCAGGGAGATCGGCAGCTCACCGCTTTGATCTGGAGCTGGCTGTCGGCGTCCGGCGAAGAAGGGGTGCGCGATGCTGCGCTGGCGGCTGTGAGTGGTCCATCGATGACCCTCGCCCGTGCAGCCCTGCGAGCCCTTCAGCCGATCGACTGTGCTCAGCGTCTGCAAGCGCTCCAGGTGTTTCATGACCGCTGGCAGGACCGCCCGGTGATCTTCGATACCTGGTTTGCGTTGGAAGCATCCACTCCTCGACCGGATGCACTCGCGCGCGTCGAGGCTCTTCTGCAGCACCCCCGATTTGATCCGATGGCTCCCAACTCCGTGCGGGCCGTGCTGGGTGGGCTTGTTGCTAACCCCAGCGTGTTTCATGCGCTGGATGGCAGCGGCTACCGGTTCATGGCCCACCAGATCATCGCGGTCGACGGCAGGAATCCGATTACAGCTTCAAGGCTGGCCAAGGTCTTCAGCCGTTGGCATACCTACGGACAAGAGCGCAAAGCGGCAGTCCAACACGCCTTGGCTGTGCTGGCGGCAGCTGATCTCTCGACCAACACCCGTGAAGTGGTCACACTGATGCAGGCCTGA
- a CDS encoding histidine kinase produces the protein MVGLDPTPRQQLGLLLVAGRHHLSSGDLRSLIQFLEHEDCGFDVTLQVADPMQQPELLELHRLVVTPALVKLQPLPKQVFAGTSIFQQFRGWVPRWQQDEVVSGLGLSLKPTELDGSRTQRELQLEDQLLVLRQENETLIDRLQSQERLLRMVAHELRTPLTAATLALQSQQLGQIDLNRFRDVLKRRLDEIALLSKDLLEVGSTRWEALFNPQRLDLASVAAEAILELEKLWLGRDVTIHTDIPADLPLVYADQRRMRQVLLNLLENALKYTQDGGTISVAMLHRTSQWVQVSVSDSGPGIPEQEQQRIFLDRVRLPQTSGGTSGFGVGLSVCRRIVEVHGGRIWVVSEPGKGACFTFNVPVWQGQGQEKDSTVLTEGLSAP, from the coding sequence GTGGTCGGGTTGGATCCCACACCACGTCAGCAACTAGGCCTTCTTCTTGTTGCAGGCCGTCATCACCTCTCAAGCGGTGATCTGCGTTCCCTCATCCAGTTTTTGGAACATGAGGATTGTGGCTTTGACGTGACACTTCAGGTCGCTGATCCGATGCAGCAACCCGAGTTGCTGGAACTTCATCGCCTTGTTGTAACACCAGCGCTCGTCAAGCTTCAGCCTCTTCCGAAGCAGGTCTTTGCCGGTACAAGCATTTTCCAGCAGTTCAGAGGGTGGGTGCCCCGCTGGCAGCAGGACGAAGTTGTCAGCGGGCTCGGACTCAGCCTCAAGCCGACAGAGCTGGATGGCAGCAGGACGCAGCGGGAGCTCCAGCTGGAAGATCAACTCCTTGTGCTGCGTCAGGAGAACGAAACACTGATTGATCGTTTGCAGTCCCAGGAACGGTTGCTGCGAATGGTGGCTCACGAACTGCGAACACCTCTGACCGCGGCCACCCTCGCCTTGCAGAGCCAACAACTGGGACAAATCGACCTCAATCGCTTCAGGGATGTCTTGAAGCGACGCCTCGACGAAATTGCCCTGCTGTCGAAGGACCTTCTGGAAGTTGGAAGCACCCGTTGGGAAGCTCTGTTCAATCCGCAGAGGCTTGATCTAGCCAGCGTGGCTGCTGAGGCGATCCTGGAGCTCGAGAAACTCTGGCTAGGAAGAGACGTCACCATCCATACCGACATTCCAGCCGACCTACCTCTGGTTTACGCCGATCAGCGGCGCATGCGCCAGGTGCTTCTGAATCTTCTCGAGAACGCTCTGAAATACACCCAGGACGGCGGAACAATTTCCGTTGCAATGTTGCACCGCACAAGCCAATGGGTCCAGGTCAGCGTTAGCGACAGCGGTCCAGGAATCCCTGAACAGGAACAGCAACGCATTTTTCTCGATCGGGTCCGTCTTCCGCAAACCTCTGGGGGAACATCTGGGTTCGGAGTTGGCCTGTCGGTCTGTCGACGCATTGTGGAAGTGCATGGCGGCCGGATCTGGGTCGTCTCCGAACCAGGCAAGGGAGCTTGCTTCACCTTCAACGTTCCGGTCTGGCAAGGACAGGGTCAGGAAAAAGATTCAACTGTCTTGACGGAGGGTCTGTCGGCCCCGTAA
- a CDS encoding SRPBCC family protein encodes MTIEVSLKTLQRASRGVHHPIEQTMERLPQGVRRLAVQLRSSLSVDEVWPVLTDYEGLSDFIPNLSSSTLLSRKGNLVTLSQVGSQQFLGLKFSAEVQLELIEHRPEGLLRFRMLRGDFRRFEGCWRLQAVPDATLILYDLTVQGCMGMPVALIEQRLKQDLSDNLLAVEKEALRRK; translated from the coding sequence TTGACCATCGAAGTCTCCTTGAAGACTCTCCAGCGAGCATCCCGGGGTGTGCACCACCCAATCGAACAGACCATGGAGCGCTTGCCTCAGGGAGTGCGCAGGCTTGCTGTTCAATTGCGGTCATCTCTTTCGGTGGATGAGGTCTGGCCGGTCCTGACCGATTACGAGGGTCTGAGTGATTTCATTCCCAATCTCTCAAGCAGCACCCTGCTTTCCAGGAAGGGCAACTTGGTGACTCTGTCCCAAGTGGGAAGTCAACAGTTTTTAGGACTCAAATTTTCTGCTGAAGTCCAGCTGGAGTTAATTGAACATCGACCGGAAGGTTTGCTTCGGTTTCGAATGCTGAGAGGAGATTTCCGCCGTTTTGAGGGCTGTTGGAGGCTTCAAGCTGTACCAGATGCCACTCTGATTCTGTACGACTTGACCGTTCAAGGATGTATGGGTATGCCGGTGGCTCTGATCGAACAGCGCTTGAAGCAAGACCTGAGTGACAACCTTCTAGCTGTTGAAAAAGAAGCTTTACGCCGCAAATAA
- a CDS encoding phycobilisome linker polypeptide: MRVSSAASNTYNERVFTLVVVGLQASKQRRSEQTFKVSYDQLQSTVQRINSCGGRILSVTAGSSRTTAHTSVSTASATSTVTETPSKPAHKAVPVNLYKPKSPFIGTVTENYSLLKEGAIGRVQHITFDLSGGDPHLAYVEGQSIGIIPEGEDAKGKPHKLRLYSIASTRHGDNLADNTVSLCVRQLEYKNDAGEEIKGVCSTYLCDIEPGTKVKITGPVGKEMLLPDDEEANVIMLATGTGIAPMRTYLRRMFEPSEREKNGWTFRGKAWLFMGAPKTPNLLYDEDFEHYEREYPDNFRYTKAISREQQNSKGGRMYIQDRVLEYADEIFAMIENPKTHVYMCGLRGMEPGIDEAMSAAAAAKGLDWSELRPQLKKAERWHVETY; this comes from the coding sequence ATGCGCGTCAGCTCTGCAGCCAGCAACACCTACAACGAACGGGTGTTCACGTTGGTTGTTGTCGGCCTGCAGGCTTCAAAGCAGCGGCGGTCTGAACAAACCTTCAAAGTGTCTTATGACCAACTGCAGTCCACCGTTCAGCGCATTAACTCTTGTGGTGGAAGAATTCTTTCAGTGACAGCTGGCTCCTCCAGGACCACTGCTCACACTTCTGTCTCAACAGCCTCCGCCACCTCCACCGTGACCGAAACCCCAAGCAAGCCGGCACACAAGGCTGTGCCTGTGAACCTTTACAAGCCCAAGTCACCCTTCATTGGCACCGTCACGGAGAACTACAGCCTGCTGAAAGAGGGGGCCATCGGCCGGGTGCAGCACATCACCTTTGATCTCAGCGGTGGAGATCCCCATCTCGCGTATGTCGAGGGTCAGTCCATCGGCATCATTCCTGAAGGTGAGGATGCCAAGGGAAAACCCCACAAGCTGCGTCTGTATTCCATCGCCAGCACCCGCCATGGGGACAACTTGGCTGACAACACAGTGTCCCTCTGTGTCCGCCAGCTGGAATACAAGAACGATGCCGGTGAAGAGATCAAGGGGGTCTGCTCGACCTACCTCTGCGATATCGAACCTGGAACCAAAGTGAAGATCACGGGTCCAGTGGGCAAGGAAATGCTCCTTCCCGACGATGAGGAAGCCAATGTGATCATGCTCGCCACAGGTACTGGCATTGCACCGATGCGTACCTATCTCCGCCGCATGTTCGAGCCTTCAGAACGGGAAAAGAACGGTTGGACCTTCCGAGGTAAGGCCTGGCTGTTCATGGGTGCTCCGAAGACCCCGAACCTTCTCTACGACGAGGACTTCGAGCATTACGAGCGCGAGTATCCCGACAATTTCCGCTACACGAAGGCCATCAGCCGCGAACAGCAGAACAGCAAGGGTGGACGAATGTATATCCAGGACCGTGTCCTCGAATACGCCGATGAAATCTTCGCAATGATCGAAAACCCCAAAACACACGTTTACATGTGCGGTCTGCGGGGGATGGAACCGGGCATCGATGAGGCGATGAGCGCGGCGGCGGCGGCGAAGGGGCTGGACTGGTCCGAGCTGCGTCCCCAACTCAAGAAAGCCGAACGTTGGCATGTGGAAACTTACTGA
- the zwf gene encoding glucose-6-phosphate dehydrogenase, giving the protein MSATMTNPLRVGLRQERVIAPQCLVIFGASGDLTHRKLVPALFELFLQRRLPSEFALLGCARRPWSDEEFRQKMAEAMEKTVNENRVAWDQFSAGMFYEPVDLQQPEDLVKLGHRLDSIDRLRATRSNRTFYLSVSPKFYGSGCRALSDAGLLKDPQRSRVVIEKPFGRDYGSAQALNRIVQSCGQENQIFRIDHYLGKETVQNIMVLRFANTIFEPIWNRNYISSVQITAAETVGVEERAGYYETSGALRDMVQNHLTQMLAITAMETPGRFDPEAIRSEKAKVLQAARLADEKEPWNCCIRGQYGPGGTLDNPLAGYRQEPGVDPNSTTETYVAMKLFIDNWRWQGVPFYVRTGKRLPKRLSEVVLTFREAPVHLFDAAGGGPTANQLILRIQPDEGAEFRFEVKSPGSGMRSRPVEMEFSYDESFGEPSDEGYVRLLADAMLGDPTLFTRSDEVEAAWRLYTPLLELIEDSPWQLPIHPYESRTWGPAASDALMARDGLLWRRP; this is encoded by the coding sequence ATGAGCGCAACGATGACGAACCCACTGAGGGTTGGCCTGCGTCAAGAGCGAGTGATCGCGCCTCAGTGCCTTGTGATCTTCGGAGCAAGCGGTGACCTCACGCACCGGAAGCTTGTCCCAGCCTTATTCGAACTGTTCCTGCAGAGACGATTGCCAAGCGAATTCGCTCTTCTGGGATGCGCCCGTCGGCCCTGGAGCGATGAAGAGTTCCGTCAAAAGATGGCCGAGGCCATGGAGAAGACGGTGAACGAGAACCGCGTGGCATGGGACCAATTCTCAGCTGGAATGTTCTACGAGCCGGTGGATCTGCAGCAGCCTGAGGATCTCGTGAAGCTGGGGCACCGACTCGACAGCATCGACCGCCTCAGGGCAACACGCAGCAACCGCACGTTCTATTTATCGGTCTCACCGAAGTTCTACGGCAGTGGATGCCGTGCGCTGTCCGATGCCGGCCTGCTGAAGGATCCCCAGCGCAGCCGGGTGGTGATTGAAAAGCCCTTTGGACGGGACTACGGCAGCGCCCAGGCTCTGAACCGCATCGTTCAAAGCTGTGGTCAGGAGAACCAGATCTTCCGCATCGACCACTATCTGGGCAAGGAAACAGTCCAGAACATCATGGTTCTGCGTTTCGCCAACACCATTTTCGAACCGATCTGGAACCGGAATTACATTTCCAGCGTTCAGATCACCGCCGCTGAAACCGTTGGTGTTGAAGAGCGAGCCGGTTATTACGAAACCTCCGGTGCACTGCGCGACATGGTGCAGAACCACCTGACGCAAATGCTGGCGATCACCGCCATGGAGACACCCGGGCGGTTCGACCCCGAGGCCATTCGCAGCGAAAAAGCCAAGGTGCTTCAGGCAGCCCGTCTTGCAGATGAAAAGGAGCCCTGGAACTGCTGTATCCGCGGTCAGTACGGCCCCGGTGGAACCCTGGACAACCCCCTTGCCGGATACCGACAGGAACCCGGGGTGGATCCCAACAGCACCACGGAGACCTACGTGGCCATGAAGTTGTTCATCGACAACTGGCGCTGGCAAGGGGTGCCCTTTTATGTCCGCACGGGCAAGCGGCTGCCGAAACGTCTCAGTGAAGTGGTCCTCACCTTCCGAGAGGCCCCGGTTCACTTATTCGATGCAGCAGGCGGCGGTCCCACCGCGAACCAGCTGATTTTGCGCATCCAACCCGACGAGGGCGCTGAATTCCGTTTCGAGGTCAAGTCCCCCGGATCCGGGATGCGCAGCCGCCCTGTTGAGATGGAATTCTCTTACGACGAATCCTTCGGTGAACCATCAGACGAGGGTTACGTCCGTCTTCTGGCTGATGCGATGCTCGGCGACCCGACCCTCTTTACACGCAGCGATGAAGTGGAAGCGGCCTGGCGCCTCTACACGCCCCTGCTTGAGCTCATCGAAGACAGCCCCTGGCAGCTGCCGATTCATCCCTACGAGTCACGAACCTGGGGACCCGCTGCTTCGGACGCGCTCATGGCCCGTGATGGCTTGCTCTGGCGCCGTCCCTGA
- a CDS encoding glucose-6-phosphate dehydrogenase assembly protein OpcA encodes MSPQLTLQTPLELPPAEVPSYLEQLWSRDQPAGVGSHTFCLLIWQPSWVEQQLVRTGRLEGPITGVQRAALIQAGRQAIVDGDLPLSTSPLTDPVAACLSSLDGSQKADDLRGQHIDAALSALRPRRLITLAPSLDDQQALETLVAAYCPLPEEGGGTVACGDVVVLRGGNTALQDGLSILQPLMPEDLPSWVWWNGSLDEAPELLMQLTCSPRRLIIDSALGEPGFCLNLLATRIESGQAVNDLNWLRLGSWHQTLAMVFDPPTRRNALSHVVQLDIDVEGDHPVQGLLLAAWIADRLGWHLQRTQHHDDHSISAEFVRADGVGVQMRVSPVPMGQPSIHPGQIVGLRLICKPDDKPAICVILCAESGGCMRLEAGGMASMELIEEVVSVQSMPVEADVAKLLEGGHDSTNPLLEAAAPLAAKLIK; translated from the coding sequence ATGTCACCCCAGCTCACGCTTCAGACCCCCCTGGAACTCCCCCCCGCAGAGGTCCCCAGCTACCTGGAACAGCTCTGGTCGCGCGACCAACCGGCAGGCGTCGGATCCCACACGTTCTGTCTCCTGATCTGGCAACCCTCCTGGGTGGAACAGCAACTGGTCCGAACCGGTCGCCTCGAGGGACCGATCACTGGGGTGCAGCGCGCTGCATTGATTCAGGCCGGTCGCCAGGCCATCGTGGATGGAGATCTGCCGTTAAGTACATCCCCGCTCACCGATCCGGTGGCCGCATGCCTGAGCAGTCTGGATGGATCCCAGAAGGCCGATGATTTGCGTGGGCAGCACATTGATGCGGCCCTCAGCGCCTTGAGACCGCGGCGACTGATCACTCTGGCCCCAAGCCTGGATGACCAGCAGGCGTTGGAAACCCTCGTCGCCGCTTACTGCCCTCTCCCTGAAGAAGGGGGTGGAACGGTTGCTTGCGGTGATGTCGTCGTTCTGCGTGGGGGGAACACAGCCTTGCAGGACGGCCTCTCCATCCTGCAGCCGCTGATGCCTGAGGATCTGCCCTCATGGGTGTGGTGGAACGGATCCCTTGATGAGGCGCCCGAACTGCTGATGCAGCTCACTTGCTCTCCGCGGCGCCTGATCATTGACTCGGCACTCGGCGAGCCTGGGTTCTGCCTGAATCTTCTGGCCACAAGGATCGAAAGCGGACAGGCCGTCAACGACCTCAATTGGCTGAGGCTCGGGAGCTGGCATCAAACGCTGGCCATGGTGTTTGATCCTCCGACTCGCAGAAATGCCCTCAGCCACGTGGTGCAGCTGGACATCGACGTGGAAGGAGACCATCCGGTTCAGGGTCTTCTGCTGGCTGCATGGATCGCTGATCGTCTGGGATGGCACCTGCAGCGCACCCAGCATCACGACGACCACAGCATCAGTGCTGAATTTGTGAGAGCTGATGGCGTGGGAGTACAAATGCGCGTCTCACCTGTTCCCATGGGACAGCCCAGTATTCATCCAGGCCAGATCGTGGGACTGCGCCTGATCTGCAAACCCGACGACAAGCCTGCGATCTGCGTGATCCTCTGTGCAGAATCGGGTGGCTGCATGCGCCTTGAAGCCGGTGGAATGGCCAGCATGGAACTGATCGAGGAAGTGGTGTCAGTTCAGTCCATGCCTGTCGAGGCCGATGTGGCCAAGCTGCTTGAAGGTGGTCATGACTCCACCAATCCACTGCTGGAAGCCGCTGCCCCCCTGGCTGCCAAGCTGATCAAATGA
- a CDS encoding cobyrinate a,c-diamide synthase, giving the protein MACVIAAPASGSGKTLLTLCLIAWARRQGRSIQPFKVGPDYLDPQLLSLSAGRVCRNLDLSLCGQEWVDLSFRGFGGLCDMAVVEGVMGLYDGIGASSEGSTAAVARHLNLPVVLVVDAGRQARSLAAVVLGFQSLEPRVHLAGVVLNRVSSQRHRELLQSVLDEINVPCLGSLPKDVSLCLPSRHLGLAPAHELGPIQDRISRWAALASSHLDLQRFGPLLKAPAAGANPIRTILAPVLDQQPVRTPIPVAVAQDEAFHFRYPEMQECLETMAMPVIPWSPLADEPPPPQAQGLVLPGGFPELHAEALSQCGRSLSALQQWIAQKPLYAECGGMLLLGESLSDGEGKHHPMAGLLPFRAERGALQVGYRSLSTTHNGMLLRAGESLRGHEFHRWQLSKESGDFLGKARPLWQVEGWKISRRHEGWSLPTLHASWVHLHWAGSSTISCRWRAALETAATRNADGS; this is encoded by the coding sequence ATGGCCTGTGTGATCGCTGCTCCGGCCAGCGGCAGTGGCAAAACCCTGCTCACTCTCTGCCTGATTGCCTGGGCGCGTCGTCAGGGGAGGAGCATCCAGCCCTTCAAAGTGGGGCCGGACTATCTCGATCCCCAGCTCCTCAGCCTCAGCGCAGGCAGAGTTTGCCGAAATCTCGACCTTTCACTCTGCGGCCAGGAGTGGGTGGATCTCAGTTTCCGGGGGTTTGGCGGATTGTGCGACATGGCCGTCGTCGAAGGGGTCATGGGCCTGTACGACGGCATCGGGGCCAGCTCCGAGGGGAGCACGGCTGCTGTGGCACGGCATCTGAACCTGCCCGTGGTGCTGGTCGTGGATGCCGGCCGGCAGGCCCGATCCCTGGCGGCAGTGGTGCTCGGATTCCAGAGTCTGGAGCCACGCGTGCACTTGGCGGGGGTCGTCCTCAACCGGGTATCCAGTCAGCGCCATCGTGAGCTTCTGCAGAGCGTGCTGGACGAGATCAACGTTCCCTGCCTGGGAAGCCTGCCGAAGGACGTGAGTCTGTGTCTTCCCAGTCGACACCTCGGCCTAGCCCCAGCCCATGAGCTCGGACCAATACAGGACCGGATCAGTCGCTGGGCGGCGCTGGCGTCCTCCCATCTGGATCTGCAGAGATTCGGCCCGTTACTGAAGGCACCTGCAGCAGGCGCCAATCCAATACGAACCATTCTGGCGCCGGTGCTGGACCAGCAGCCCGTTCGCACTCCCATACCAGTGGCCGTCGCCCAGGACGAGGCTTTTCACTTTCGCTACCCGGAAATGCAGGAATGCCTCGAAACCATGGCCATGCCTGTGATCCCTTGGAGCCCACTGGCGGATGAGCCGCCACCACCCCAGGCCCAGGGGCTGGTGCTGCCGGGTGGATTCCCAGAACTGCATGCAGAGGCGCTCAGCCAATGCGGCCGCAGCCTCTCGGCCTTGCAGCAGTGGATCGCCCAGAAACCCCTCTATGCCGAATGCGGCGGCATGCTGTTGCTGGGTGAGTCACTCAGTGACGGGGAGGGAAAGCATCACCCCATGGCTGGCTTGCTGCCCTTCCGCGCAGAACGAGGAGCGTTGCAGGTGGGCTACAGGTCGCTCTCTACAACCCACAACGGGATGCTGCTGCGCGCAGGGGAAAGCTTGAGAGGCCATGAATTCCACCGGTGGCAATTGAGCAAAGAATCCGGAGATTTCTTGGGAAAAGCGAGACCCCTATGGCAGGTTGAAGGATGGAAAATCTCGCGGAGACACGAGGGATGGAGCCTTCCGACCCTGCACGCCAGCTGGGTGCACCTCCACTGGGCCGGCTCCTCGACGATCTCATGCCGATGGCGCGCCGCTCTCGAAACCGCGGCGACGCGGAACGCGGACGGTTCCTGA